A portion of the Natronococcus sp. AD-5 genome contains these proteins:
- a CDS encoding CatB-related O-acetyltransferase, with protein sequence MTLQTFVERSLSLLGYPAATHGLLNRYLDSTELDIDPTARIPIGCLLRRRIELGPYTRLSRGCVLDGDVTLGRRTNLEPACDLVGDVEIGKYCAIARETTFQQTNHETSQPSLQIRFYDEVLDSDLPPTADGPITVGSDVWIGTRATILSGVTIGDGAIIGAGAVVTDDVEPYAVAAGVPAERIGWRFPGEIRERLLELEWWEWSEDRIRENRDFFERELHGTEDVISAG encoded by the coding sequence ATGACGCTCCAGACCTTCGTGGAACGGTCGCTGTCGCTACTGGGGTATCCCGCCGCGACGCACGGGTTGCTCAACCGGTATCTCGACTCGACGGAGCTGGATATCGATCCGACGGCCCGGATTCCGATCGGCTGTTTGCTCCGGCGACGGATCGAACTCGGTCCGTACACGAGACTGAGCCGCGGCTGCGTGCTCGACGGTGACGTTACGCTCGGCAGACGGACGAACCTCGAGCCGGCCTGCGATCTCGTCGGGGACGTCGAGATCGGGAAGTACTGCGCGATCGCCAGGGAGACGACGTTCCAGCAGACGAATCACGAGACGTCACAGCCGTCGTTGCAGATCCGGTTTTACGACGAGGTCCTCGACAGCGACCTGCCGCCGACGGCGGACGGGCCGATCACGGTCGGCAGCGACGTCTGGATCGGCACGCGAGCGACGATCCTCTCGGGCGTGACGATCGGCGACGGCGCCATCATCGGCGCCGGAGCGGTCGTCACCGACGACGTCGAGCCGTACGCCGTCGCCGCGGGGGTCCCGGCCGAACGGATCGGCTGGCGTTTCCCCGGGGAGATTAGGGAGCGGCTCCTGGAACTCGAGTGGTGGGAGTGGAGCGAGGACCGGATCCGCGAGAATCGCGACTTCTTCGAGCGCGAACTCCACGGAACCGAAGACGTTATCTCTGCCGGATGA
- a CDS encoding polysaccharide deacetylase family protein: MDRRTYLATATGAAIAIAGCSELGGPGETDEESENGENGGNGSNGENGEDESNDYPELAGTFDDFEDLEPWEAFQGIGAIQADTGRSYDGSQSARLLPDSEGQVRVRRELDDPIDITEVRPGLAMTAVDNGIVRIQLQDEDGDYVEYSQQVLENMPLARKNFGPTRVRGEPDLEEIIVLQIIRWFGDTETTDSDGETTPNQMWVDDFHFVPNANPGKVMLQFHGGYETHYTEAFWRVSQYDFPATTFVPTDRLREDAAVEGDRLTHDQVGELADAGWTIGAQPANGLQLQTVESDRVEEVVTEPIDWLEDEGYDDGARFFAYPGSQYTEESYELVQDNYDLAFGGNSPSQGYAGNPHLCSTVSGPSSPEEAEDLLDWTAEHGGITNIAFYQLLEGDAIGGLEATLAGLNERVESGDLEVITPEEMADEYVYED; the protein is encoded by the coding sequence ATGGATCGACGAACCTATCTTGCAACGGCAACCGGAGCGGCGATCGCCATCGCCGGCTGTTCAGAGCTCGGAGGGCCGGGCGAGACGGACGAGGAGTCCGAAAACGGCGAAAACGGCGGCAACGGATCGAACGGTGAGAACGGAGAAGACGAGTCGAACGACTACCCCGAACTGGCCGGGACGTTCGACGACTTCGAGGACCTCGAGCCGTGGGAGGCGTTCCAGGGTATCGGCGCGATTCAGGCGGACACGGGTCGCTCCTACGACGGTTCGCAGTCGGCACGACTGTTGCCGGATTCGGAGGGGCAGGTCCGGGTGCGTCGCGAACTGGACGACCCGATCGACATCACCGAAGTCAGGCCCGGGCTCGCCATGACCGCCGTAGACAACGGGATAGTGCGCATCCAGCTCCAGGACGAGGACGGGGACTACGTCGAGTACAGCCAGCAGGTGCTCGAGAACATGCCCCTGGCCCGCAAGAACTTCGGGCCCACCCGCGTGCGCGGTGAGCCCGACCTGGAAGAGATCATCGTCCTGCAGATCATTCGCTGGTTCGGCGACACCGAGACCACGGACAGCGACGGCGAAACCACCCCCAACCAGATGTGGGTCGACGACTTCCACTTCGTCCCCAACGCCAACCCGGGCAAGGTGATGCTCCAGTTCCACGGCGGGTACGAGACCCACTACACGGAGGCGTTCTGGCGCGTCTCGCAGTACGACTTTCCGGCGACGACGTTCGTCCCGACCGATCGGCTCCGCGAGGACGCCGCGGTCGAGGGCGACCGACTCACGCACGACCAGGTCGGGGAGCTCGCCGACGCGGGCTGGACGATCGGCGCGCAACCGGCGAACGGGTTGCAGCTTCAGACCGTCGAGTCGGACAGAGTCGAGGAGGTCGTCACCGAACCGATCGACTGGCTCGAGGACGAGGGGTACGACGACGGCGCCCGATTCTTCGCGTACCCCGGCTCGCAGTACACCGAGGAGTCGTACGAACTCGTCCAGGACAACTACGATCTCGCGTTCGGGGGCAATTCGCCGAGTCAGGGCTACGCCGGGAACCCGCACCTCTGCTCGACCGTCTCGGGCCCCTCCTCCCCCGAAGAGGCGGAGGACCTGCTCGACTGGACGGCGGAGCACGGCGGGATCACGAACATCGCGTTCTACCAACTCCTGGAGGGCGACGCGATCGGCGGACTCGAGGCGACCCTCGCCGGACTCAACGAGCGCGTCGAGTCCGGCGACCTCGAAGTGATCACGCCCGAGGAGATGGCCGACGAGTACGTCTACGAGGACTAA
- a CDS encoding nitrite/sulfite reductase → MSNKKEEWKDGLYGDDVRAKILEFAERGWESIPEEERDEWFTRFKFWGLFHHRSGQESYFMMRLTNCGGVLEPGQLRAIGEVARDYAVGPVENPEFGDAWIDLTTRQSIQLHWLKLEDVPAIWERLEAAGVSSRSAGGDTMRNISGCPVAGKGEEYVESREILDGIQAEIRDDDDLCNMPRKFNISVSGCRQGCAQDAINDVGLEPAHKLIKGEEIRGFNVRVGGGLGGRKPRRARSLDLFVRPERAVETVRAFVEFYHEAGNRQNRSKNRARFFVDERGTDEIRAALDDRLAFDLESAGTNFRGEYTYNAGRPTDRGAHDHVGVYDQADGRNYVGLSVPVGRLPANEAIELADLADAYGSGEVRLTRRQNPLVMDVPDDALEELIDEPLLEKHRPEPNPFVQGTMACTGTEFCSLALTETKARTARLLRWLDGNVSLPDDVERIKIHYSGCTADCGQAMTADIGLQGMRARKDGEMVEALDVGVGGGMGADPSFVEWIRQRVPADELPGLLRNLLESYAALREDGQPFREWVEATGHETLVELAEPEEASGYTDPCLTDGKQSWYPFDDGPSPAPTAPDGTPLEADD, encoded by the coding sequence ATGAGTAATAAGAAAGAGGAGTGGAAGGACGGACTGTACGGCGACGACGTCCGGGCGAAGATCCTCGAGTTCGCCGAGCGCGGCTGGGAGTCGATCCCCGAGGAGGAACGCGACGAGTGGTTCACCCGGTTCAAGTTCTGGGGGCTCTTCCACCACCGGTCGGGTCAGGAGTCGTACTTCATGATGCGGCTGACCAACTGCGGAGGCGTGCTCGAGCCCGGTCAGTTGCGGGCGATCGGCGAGGTCGCCCGCGACTACGCGGTCGGGCCCGTCGAGAATCCCGAGTTCGGCGACGCCTGGATCGACCTCACGACCCGCCAGTCGATTCAGCTCCACTGGCTCAAACTCGAGGACGTCCCGGCGATCTGGGAGCGACTCGAGGCGGCCGGCGTCTCCTCCCGCTCGGCCGGCGGCGACACGATGCGCAACATCTCGGGGTGTCCCGTCGCGGGCAAGGGCGAGGAGTACGTCGAGAGTCGCGAGATCTTGGACGGGATTCAGGCCGAAATTCGCGACGACGACGACCTCTGTAACATGCCCCGGAAGTTCAACATCTCCGTCTCGGGCTGTCGTCAGGGCTGCGCCCAGGACGCGATCAACGACGTCGGGCTCGAGCCCGCCCACAAGCTCATCAAGGGGGAGGAAATCAGGGGCTTCAACGTCCGCGTCGGCGGCGGCCTCGGCGGCCGGAAGCCGCGTCGCGCCCGGTCGCTCGATCTGTTCGTCCGCCCCGAACGGGCGGTCGAGACGGTGCGAGCGTTCGTCGAGTTCTACCACGAGGCGGGGAACCGCCAGAACCGGTCGAAGAACCGCGCCCGGTTCTTCGTCGACGAGCGGGGAACCGACGAGATCCGCGCCGCCCTCGACGATCGGCTCGCGTTCGACCTCGAGTCCGCGGGGACGAACTTCCGCGGCGAGTACACGTACAACGCCGGTCGGCCGACCGACCGCGGCGCCCACGACCACGTCGGCGTCTACGACCAGGCGGACGGGCGGAATTACGTCGGCCTCTCGGTGCCGGTCGGACGGCTTCCGGCGAACGAGGCGATCGAGCTCGCCGACCTCGCCGACGCGTACGGCTCGGGCGAAGTCCGACTCACCCGGCGCCAGAACCCGCTGGTGATGGACGTCCCCGACGACGCCCTCGAGGAGCTCATCGACGAGCCGCTGCTCGAGAAACACAGGCCCGAACCGAACCCCTTCGTGCAGGGAACGATGGCCTGCACCGGAACGGAGTTCTGCTCGCTCGCGCTCACCGAGACGAAGGCCCGCACGGCCCGGCTGCTGCGGTGGTTAGACGGGAACGTTTCCCTCCCCGACGACGTCGAGCGGATCAAGATCCACTACTCGGGCTGTACCGCCGACTGCGGGCAGGCGATGACGGCAGACATCGGGCTGCAGGGGATGCGCGCCCGCAAGGACGGGGAGATGGTCGAGGCGCTGGACGTCGGCGTCGGCGGCGGAATGGGCGCAGACCCCTCGTTCGTCGAGTGGATCCGCCAGCGCGTCCCCGCCGACGAGCTGCCGGGACTGCTCCGCAACCTGCTCGAGTCGTACGCCGCCCTCCGCGAGGACGGGCAGCCGTTCCGCGAGTGGGTCGAAGCAACCGGCCACGAGACGCTGGTCGAACTCGCCGAGCCCGAGGAGGCCTCGGGGTATACGGACCCCTGTCTGACCGACGGCAAGCAGTCGTGGTACCCCTTCGACGACGGGCCCAGCCCGGCGCCGACGGCCCCCGACGGAACGCCGCTGGAGGCCGACGACTGA
- a CDS encoding DUF6360 family protein has product MRRRLDVTAYTTFDHVDARAAGDGWVDEAVAVLDVESPRDERTVTLGLELDPGDLARLDPHADFVPLTPGQARVLAAELEAAADAAERGEAMTSGRG; this is encoded by the coding sequence ATGCGTCGCCGGCTCGACGTGACCGCCTACACCACGTTCGACCACGTCGACGCCCGCGCCGCGGGCGACGGCTGGGTCGACGAGGCGGTCGCCGTCCTCGACGTGGAATCGCCGCGCGACGAGCGAACGGTCACGCTGGGCCTCGAGCTCGATCCCGGCGACCTCGCCCGTCTCGATCCTCACGCCGACTTCGTCCCGCTGACGCCCGGCCAGGCGCGGGTGCTCGCCGCGGAGCTGGAGGCGGCCGCCGACGCGGCCGAGCGCGGCGAGGCGATGACGAGCGGGAGGGGGTGA
- the nasA gene encoding assimilatory nitrate reductase NasA produces MSDPVSTTCMRCAVGCGHVHRAADVGYGIDAVRGDAAHPVNRGLACARGIRESKDPDGDWLAQPLVRRDGELRRTTWDVALARALEGLGRAHDRDPDAVAILGSGQQTNEAAYALGKVARGGFGTRHYDANTTLCMASAVTAYYQAFGSDAPPCTYADIDDADRHVIWGANPAVAHPVLFRWLKRSADEEGVEIVVVDPVRSETAENAAHHVAPDPGKDLALARAVLARLVATDRVDEAFVEDATDGFDALCDALPDAESAAAAAGVELTDVDLLADALERRALLYWGMGVNQHVQGTETARALIDLTLATGNLRPGGGPFSLTGQANSMGTRICSSKGTWPGQRAFTDPDHRQSAADHWGVPVERLPDDPGPGPVGILEADAVEAVWTVATNPVAGMPDADAAREALEDAFVVAQDAFRTETTAVADVVLPAATWGESEGTTTNMERTISRVRAATDTPSGVRSDLEIVATVGSRLFPDLFETGAPEPSAVFDEFAALTAGTAADCSGISYERLEEARAVRWPAPDETSAGGYRYYGDGSWSFPTETGNARFSTGLQAPLPEPIDDEYDLVLTTAREADGYNTGVRSRSDSSDEPVARVHPDTADAHAHAVDDDRVTITSRRGAVTARVDRDEGIPRGMVWLPIHHPETNRLTLSDRDPQSKEPHFKQCAVRLAAPRAALPPATAD; encoded by the coding sequence GTGAGCGACCCGGTTTCGACGACGTGCATGCGCTGTGCCGTCGGCTGCGGACACGTGCACCGCGCCGCCGACGTCGGCTACGGGATCGACGCCGTCCGCGGCGACGCCGCCCATCCGGTCAACCGGGGGTTGGCGTGCGCGCGAGGCATCCGCGAGAGCAAGGATCCCGACGGCGACTGGCTCGCCCAGCCGCTCGTCCGCCGCGACGGGGAGCTCCGACGGACGACCTGGGACGTCGCGCTCGCACGCGCGCTCGAGGGGCTGGGGCGGGCCCACGACCGGGACCCGGACGCCGTCGCGATCCTCGGCAGCGGCCAGCAGACCAACGAGGCCGCCTACGCGCTCGGAAAGGTCGCTCGCGGCGGGTTCGGCACCCGCCACTACGACGCCAACACGACGCTGTGTATGGCCAGCGCGGTGACGGCGTACTACCAGGCGTTCGGCAGCGACGCTCCGCCGTGTACCTACGCCGATATCGACGACGCCGATCGCCACGTGATCTGGGGAGCCAACCCCGCGGTCGCTCACCCCGTGCTGTTTCGCTGGCTCAAGCGGAGCGCCGACGAGGAGGGCGTCGAAATCGTCGTCGTCGACCCGGTGCGCTCCGAGACCGCGGAGAACGCCGCTCACCACGTCGCGCCCGATCCAGGCAAGGACCTCGCCCTGGCCCGAGCGGTCCTCGCGCGACTCGTCGCCACCGACCGCGTCGACGAGGCGTTCGTCGAGGACGCGACCGACGGCTTCGACGCGCTTTGCGACGCGCTCCCCGACGCCGAGTCAGCCGCCGCGGCGGCCGGCGTCGAACTGACCGACGTCGACCTCCTGGCGGACGCGCTCGAGCGGCGAGCGCTCCTCTACTGGGGAATGGGCGTCAACCAGCACGTCCAGGGCACCGAGACGGCGCGGGCGCTGATCGACCTGACGCTGGCGACCGGCAACCTCCGGCCCGGCGGCGGTCCGTTCTCGCTTACCGGGCAGGCCAATTCCATGGGAACCCGCATCTGTTCTTCGAAGGGAACCTGGCCCGGCCAGCGGGCCTTCACCGACCCCGATCACCGGCAGTCCGCCGCCGATCACTGGGGGGTACCGGTCGAGCGCCTGCCGGACGACCCCGGACCGGGCCCGGTCGGCATCCTCGAGGCCGACGCGGTCGAGGCGGTCTGGACCGTCGCGACCAACCCCGTCGCCGGGATGCCCGACGCAGACGCCGCCCGCGAGGCGCTCGAGGACGCCTTCGTCGTCGCCCAGGACGCCTTCCGCACGGAGACGACCGCGGTCGCCGACGTGGTCCTCCCCGCGGCGACGTGGGGCGAGTCCGAAGGGACGACGACGAACATGGAACGGACTATCTCGCGCGTGCGGGCGGCCACCGACACCCCGAGCGGGGTGCGGTCGGACCTCGAGATCGTCGCCACGGTCGGTTCGCGGCTCTTTCCCGACCTCTTCGAGACGGGGGCGCCGGAACCGTCGGCGGTCTTCGACGAGTTCGCGGCGCTGACGGCGGGGACCGCCGCCGACTGTTCGGGCATCAGCTACGAGCGACTCGAGGAGGCCCGCGCGGTCCGCTGGCCCGCACCCGACGAAACGAGCGCCGGCGGCTACCGCTACTACGGCGACGGGTCGTGGTCGTTCCCGACCGAGACGGGAAACGCCCGGTTCTCGACCGGGCTGCAGGCGCCGCTTCCCGAACCGATCGACGACGAGTACGACCTCGTGCTGACGACGGCCCGCGAGGCCGACGGCTACAACACGGGCGTCCGCTCGCGGAGCGACTCGAGCGACGAACCGGTCGCGCGCGTTCACCCCGACACCGCCGACGCGCACGCCCACGCCGTGGACGACGACCGCGTCACTATCACCTCCCGGCGCGGCGCCGTGACGGCCCGCGTCGATCGGGACGAGGGGATCCCGCGGGGAATGGTCTGGCTCCCCATTCACCACCCGGAAACCAACCGACTCACCCTCTCCGACCGCGATCCGCAGTCGAAGGAACCGCACTTCAAACAGTGTGCCGTCAGGCTGGCGGCTCCCCGGGCGGCACTTCCGCCCGCAACGGCCGACTGA
- a CDS encoding cation:proton antiporter domain-containing protein: MALTVPTAVLSSVSPPPPPSSFPGAATFFDAVAVPLQVDPSELEAIPHEELVWLFAMLTLLLLFARGLGEVAKRFGLPSVVGELTAGIVLGPSLLGAMSATAAAVEFTTGHGVDLQSGIHLISVLSWIGLIMLIILTGLETDLDLIVSKATEATVIAFASILVPFGFGFAFAWYLPETFLAEDGSRLTFSLFVAVAMSISAIPVIAKILMDMGQIRRNFGQITLAAGMINDTVGWILLALVAGLERTGQIELSSIGGTIVSLVVILVFGFTVGQRIVRWIFVQVDNYIGGQMAKITTLMVLALAMGSITHALELEVVLGAFIVGILVGQVNRFDYETEHVFEIVTLSIFAPIFFAAAGLRVDLGRLLEPTVFAIAVAALAIAVAGKFVGSYVGAKAVGLGHWEGVTMGAGLNARGAMEIIVALVGFTLGVLTIEMYSIIVAIAVITSIMAPPMLRYTLPRVPVTEEERERIEREKRQRRSFLGNVTRILLPTRGGADTQYAARLLGPMIRNRDIELTSMYVADEGDGGDDGSFGTLLERFRNRRATRSDGRGDARTDDSSTATDADLDETDSRLVTPTERAADDASDELEREILAEHDEDDEHDVTEEVFELIERQLGEQSRSPRTLVRKTEGRISDTILDESPNYDLTVLGEAGRASDPDEPLFSETVDEVIQEASTPTMVVSTPYSGESALEEMDTRLRRILLPTAGTEFNRHAAEIAFAIATQENAIVEIVHVVDEPPVGERFVEQPDLSKAIEIGEEIVDREAELGHEMGAEVLTTVEVSNQPEVTMVDLADQDDVDLIIMGTEMRPISQRAFYGHRVEHVIQNAPCPVVVLSSL; the protein is encoded by the coding sequence ATGGCACTGACCGTCCCGACGGCGGTGCTTTCGTCGGTCTCGCCGCCACCGCCGCCCTCGTCGTTCCCGGGCGCTGCGACGTTCTTCGACGCGGTCGCAGTTCCCCTCCAGGTCGATCCGTCCGAGCTGGAGGCGATCCCGCACGAGGAGCTCGTGTGGCTGTTCGCCATGCTGACGTTGCTGCTGTTGTTCGCGCGCGGGCTCGGCGAAGTGGCGAAGCGCTTCGGGCTGCCGTCGGTCGTCGGCGAGTTGACCGCCGGCATCGTCCTCGGTCCGTCGTTGCTGGGCGCGATGTCGGCGACGGCCGCCGCCGTCGAGTTCACCACGGGCCACGGCGTCGACCTTCAGTCCGGCATCCACCTCATCAGCGTGCTGTCGTGGATCGGGTTGATCATGCTGATCATCCTGACCGGCCTCGAGACCGACCTCGATCTCATCGTCTCGAAGGCGACCGAAGCGACGGTGATCGCGTTCGCGAGCATCCTCGTCCCGTTCGGGTTCGGCTTCGCCTTCGCCTGGTACCTCCCCGAGACGTTCCTCGCGGAGGACGGAAGCCGACTCACGTTCAGCCTCTTCGTCGCGGTCGCCATGAGCATCTCCGCGATCCCGGTGATCGCGAAGATCCTCATGGACATGGGACAGATCCGCCGAAACTTCGGGCAGATCACCCTCGCCGCGGGAATGATCAACGACACCGTCGGCTGGATCCTGCTCGCGCTCGTCGCGGGCCTCGAACGCACCGGGCAGATCGAACTCTCGAGCATCGGCGGAACGATCGTCTCGCTCGTCGTCATCCTCGTCTTCGGGTTCACCGTCGGCCAGCGGATCGTCCGCTGGATCTTCGTCCAGGTCGATAACTACATCGGCGGTCAGATGGCCAAGATCACGACGCTCATGGTGCTCGCCCTTGCGATGGGCTCCATCACGCACGCGCTGGAACTCGAGGTCGTCCTCGGCGCGTTCATCGTCGGCATTCTCGTCGGACAGGTCAACCGGTTCGACTACGAAACCGAGCACGTCTTCGAGATCGTGACGCTCTCGATCTTCGCGCCGATCTTCTTCGCGGCGGCCGGCCTGCGCGTCGACCTCGGCCGGTTGCTCGAGCCGACGGTGTTTGCGATCGCCGTCGCCGCGCTCGCGATCGCCGTGGCCGGCAAGTTCGTCGGGTCGTACGTCGGCGCGAAGGCCGTCGGTCTCGGCCACTGGGAGGGCGTCACCATGGGCGCCGGTCTCAACGCCCGCGGGGCGATGGAGATCATCGTCGCCCTCGTGGGATTCACCCTCGGCGTTCTCACCATCGAGATGTACAGCATCATCGTCGCCATCGCCGTGATCACCTCGATCATGGCGCCGCCGATGCTCCGGTACACGCTCCCGCGGGTGCCCGTGACGGAGGAGGAACGCGAACGCATCGAACGGGAAAAGCGACAGCGCCGGAGCTTCCTCGGTAACGTCACGCGGATCCTGCTGCCGACCCGCGGCGGTGCCGACACGCAGTACGCCGCCCGACTGCTCGGTCCGATGATCCGCAACCGCGACATCGAGCTGACGTCGATGTACGTCGCGGACGAGGGTGACGGCGGCGACGACGGGTCGTTCGGAACCCTGCTCGAGCGGTTCCGAAACCGGCGCGCCACGCGATCGGACGGGCGAGGGGACGCGAGGACCGACGATTCGTCGACCGCCACCGACGCCGACCTCGACGAAACCGACAGCCGCCTCGTCACCCCCACGGAGCGGGCGGCGGACGACGCGAGCGACGAACTCGAGCGGGAGATCCTGGCCGAACACGACGAGGACGACGAACACGACGTCACCGAAGAGGTGTTCGAGCTGATCGAACGCCAACTCGGCGAGCAAAGCCGATCCCCGCGGACCCTCGTCCGCAAGACCGAGGGCCGCATCAGCGACACGATTCTCGACGAGTCGCCCAACTACGACCTGACCGTCCTCGGCGAGGCCGGGCGAGCGAGCGACCCGGACGAACCGCTCTTCAGCGAAACCGTCGACGAAGTCATCCAGGAGGCGTCGACGCCGACGATGGTCGTCAGCACGCCGTACTCCGGCGAGAGCGCCCTCGAGGAGATGGACACGCGCTTGCGGCGCATTCTCCTCCCCACGGCGGGAACGGAGTTCAACCGCCACGCTGCCGAGATCGCCTTCGCGATCGCCACCCAGGAGAACGCCATCGTCGAGATCGTCCACGTCGTCGACGAACCGCCGGTGGGAGAGCGGTTCGTCGAACAGCCCGATCTCTCGAAGGCGATCGAGATCGGCGAGGAGATCGTCGACCGCGAGGCCGAACTGGGCCACGAGATGGGCGCCGAGGTGCTCACGACGGTCGAAGTGAGCAACCAACCGGAGGTCACGATGGTCGATCTCGCCGACCAGGACGACGTCGACCTCATCATCATGGGAACCGAGATGCGGCCGATCAGCCAACGCGCCTTCTACGGGCATCGCGTCGAGCACGTCATCCAGAACGCCCCGTGCCCGGTCGTCGTGCTCAGTTCGCTCTGA